One region of Turicibacter bilis genomic DNA includes:
- a CDS encoding AI-2E family transporter — translation MLEQLKKNKQLWLNCLSIFIVGVGLIFIYYILKNLGLITNQIHTFILLIRPVIIAFGIAYVLNRPMIYIEKKLKDLSRKIFKKELASGASRGFTILLLFILVVGSIYVLFNSIIPPIMKNLRLLLESLPMFQESMNYYIKELGPYVESFINQQQIDQISNFITNLLSAIGTQILQLGTGVITNVTGFAISTLTTIILSIYFLKDKEILINSVDKGAQALLSPRLLKRMKQLLHDLDVVFGGFLIAQLIAAILAGVFSTLILLVIRHPFAILVGLVTGVTNVIPYIGPILGALLGCVLGLFSSLNLAILSLILLTIYQQLDANVIQPKLLSNSVGLNPVWVLIAILIGGHYLGMVGMIVSIPSAALAQIYLTRRYHRLKNQQKI, via the coding sequence ATGCTAGAACAACTGAAAAAGAATAAGCAATTATGGTTAAATTGTTTAAGTATATTCATTGTCGGAGTTGGATTAATCTTTATCTATTATATTTTAAAGAATTTAGGCCTGATTACTAATCAGATTCATACATTCATCTTATTAATTCGTCCGGTTATTATTGCTTTTGGAATTGCTTATGTTTTAAATCGACCAATGATATATATTGAAAAAAAGCTAAAAGACTTAAGTCGCAAAATATTTAAAAAGGAGCTAGCATCAGGTGCTAGTCGAGGATTCACCATTTTACTTTTATTCATCCTTGTAGTCGGGTCTATTTACGTTTTATTTAATAGCATTATTCCACCAATTATGAAAAATTTACGATTATTATTAGAATCATTACCAATGTTTCAAGAAAGTATGAATTATTACATTAAAGAGTTAGGTCCGTATGTGGAATCCTTTATTAATCAACAACAAATTGATCAAATATCGAACTTTATTACTAATTTACTAAGTGCGATAGGGACCCAAATCTTACAGTTAGGAACTGGAGTCATTACGAATGTAACTGGATTTGCCATTAGTACGTTAACAACGATTATTTTGTCGATCTATTTCTTAAAAGATAAAGAAATCTTAATTAATTCGGTGGATAAAGGTGCTCAAGCATTATTATCACCAAGACTTTTAAAACGTATGAAACAACTGCTTCATGATTTAGATGTAGTGTTTGGTGGTTTTTTAATTGCTCAATTAATTGCAGCAATCCTAGCTGGAGTATTCTCAACATTAATTTTATTAGTCATTCGTCATCCATTTGCCATCTTAGTTGGACTTGTAACAGGAGTCACAAATGTTATTCCATACATCGGGCCAATTTTAGGAGCTTTGTTAGGTTGTGTCCTGGGGTTATTCTCAAGCTTAAATTTAGCCATCTTATCATTAATTTTATTAACCATTTATCAACAATTAGATGCAAATGTTATTCAACCAAAGTTATTAAGTAATAGTGTTGGATTAAATCCAGTTTGGGTCTTAATTGCTATCTTAATTGGTGGACACTATTTAGGAATGGTTGGAATGATTGTTTCTATTCCATCAGCGGCTTTAGCACAAATTTATTTAACACGCCGCTATCATCGACTTAAAAATCAACAAAAAATATAA
- a CDS encoding ABC transporter permease, which translates to MNIIQKLTISYLKENKRQTLVTLIGVILSVTMITAVATSAASFMDLLQRRTIQIDGNWHVLYEDVPKESLSVIENDSDTKATFYSQSLGHARLDENKYSSKPYFHLLAFNESAQEAFPVNLIQGRFPANSHEILLSKDAIYNSGVNYQIGDTITLTVGQRVNEFGEYLSPSDWGGDCNIETLVDTKEYTFTIVGITSEPRYISSWGPAFTVITALDSELDATLSSVDVSVQLSHITPKLYNHAMQVASEANVPKDATESPMIAFNKELLRFYGVTGNDSMNLMIYSLAFFFMCVIMIGSVSVIYNAFSISASKRMKHLGMLASVGATKAQKRSAILFEGVVIGTIAIPLGLLFGTIGMGVTFNLVNPIFQSAANMTIALRLVISAPSIIIAILFSILTIFISAWIPARRAAKVSPMIAIRQNTEVKIPRRAVKTSKVVSKIFGIEGDLALKNIKRQKRRYRATVFSLILSFSLFLITTYFLNTLQSAYNLTLETINYDLYMSGDSTDYGYALSHSSESLLIDEIVSLPSVKDYNYIQKAYTYTSITEDLLTEQAIELLKGEQSDTDFSALLNQFELKIYGIRDDVFNRYIDQNNEISNSSTIPIVVINTNQFLKDNKYMQVNLLKEIDHLTFHSNEYQFNVLGYTSELPMGITYDFLSNNIPVITPLSAIEGMFEQGVFDGGYSNLSLYLTSDDTSTLENEIVNLYQEANSLTMPSIFSLQKSHESQKQLELLISIFAYGFICLITLICLVNVFNTITTSMLLRTREFAMIRSVGMDSKSFNKMIRFESLFYGLKALLYGIPLSIGLMYIVYQILKSNFEIPFTLPWSSFIIAIFGIFIFVGLSMWYSLIQIRKLNIIDALKQENI; encoded by the coding sequence ATGAACATTATTCAAAAGTTAACGATTAGTTATTTAAAAGAAAATAAAAGACAAACATTAGTGACATTAATTGGAGTTATTTTATCGGTGACGATGATCACAGCCGTTGCCACTTCAGCAGCATCATTTATGGATTTACTTCAACGACGCACGATTCAAATCGATGGAAACTGGCATGTTTTATATGAAGATGTTCCGAAAGAATCTTTATCTGTGATTGAAAATGACTCAGATACAAAAGCTACTTTCTATTCTCAATCACTTGGGCATGCTCGCTTAGATGAGAATAAGTATTCTAGTAAACCTTATTTTCATCTTCTTGCTTTTAATGAATCTGCACAAGAAGCTTTTCCTGTTAATTTAATTCAAGGACGTTTCCCTGCTAATTCACATGAGATTCTCTTATCAAAAGATGCAATTTATAATAGCGGTGTTAATTATCAAATTGGGGATACGATTACTTTGACGGTTGGTCAACGTGTGAATGAGTTTGGAGAGTATTTATCTCCAAGTGATTGGGGAGGTGACTGTAACATAGAAACATTAGTTGATACAAAAGAATATACATTCACTATTGTTGGAATTACTTCTGAACCACGCTACATTTCGTCATGGGGCCCTGCTTTTACGGTGATTACTGCTTTAGATTCTGAATTAGATGCTACTCTTTCAAGTGTAGATGTTTCCGTGCAACTAAGTCATATTACACCAAAGCTTTATAACCATGCGATGCAAGTAGCAAGTGAAGCAAATGTTCCTAAAGACGCAACTGAGAGTCCAATGATTGCCTTTAATAAAGAGTTATTACGATTTTACGGTGTGACAGGAAATGATTCAATGAATCTGATGATTTATTCCCTTGCTTTCTTCTTTATGTGTGTGATTATGATAGGATCTGTGAGTGTCATTTATAATGCCTTCTCTATTTCAGCGAGTAAGCGAATGAAGCATTTAGGGATGCTTGCAAGTGTTGGGGCAACAAAAGCTCAAAAACGTAGCGCGATTTTGTTTGAAGGTGTTGTGATTGGAACAATTGCCATTCCACTAGGACTTTTATTTGGAACAATTGGAATGGGAGTCACTTTCAATCTTGTTAATCCTATTTTTCAATCAGCCGCTAATATGACGATCGCGCTTCGACTCGTCATTTCTGCTCCTTCCATTATTATTGCGATTTTATTTTCTATCTTAACTATTTTTATTTCAGCATGGATTCCTGCTCGTCGTGCAGCAAAGGTCTCACCGATGATTGCAATTCGTCAAAATACTGAAGTGAAAATTCCACGTCGAGCAGTCAAAACATCAAAAGTAGTCTCAAAGATCTTTGGAATTGAAGGTGATTTAGCTCTTAAAAATATTAAGCGCCAAAAACGCCGCTATCGTGCAACTGTCTTTTCCCTTATTTTAAGTTTTTCTTTATTTTTAATAACCACTTATTTTTTAAATACTTTACAGTCTGCTTATAATTTAACGTTGGAAACAATTAATTATGATTTATACATGAGTGGAGATAGTACTGATTATGGATACGCTCTAAGTCATTCTTCAGAAAGTCTTTTAATCGATGAAATTGTTAGCTTACCAAGTGTCAAAGACTATAACTATATTCAAAAAGCTTACACTTACACTTCAATTACAGAAGATCTTTTAACTGAACAAGCAATTGAACTTTTAAAAGGCGAACAATCAGATACAGACTTTTCAGCTTTACTCAATCAGTTTGAATTAAAAATTTATGGAATACGAGATGATGTCTTCAATCGTTATATTGATCAAAATAATGAAATAAGTAATTCGTCAACAATTCCAATCGTTGTCATTAATACAAACCAATTCTTAAAAGATAATAAATATATGCAGGTTAATCTATTAAAAGAAATCGATCATTTAACCTTTCACTCAAACGAATATCAATTTAACGTACTTGGTTATACAAGTGAGCTACCTATGGGAATAACTTACGATTTCCTTTCAAATAACATCCCTGTAATTACTCCTCTATCAGCTATTGAAGGGATGTTTGAGCAAGGTGTATTTGACGGAGGTTATAGCAATTTATCTCTCTATTTAACAAGTGATGATACTTCTACATTAGAGAATGAAATCGTCAATTTATATCAGGAAGCTAATTCATTAACAATGCCTAGTATTTTTAGTCTTCAAAAGTCGCATGAGTCACAGAAACAGCTAGAACTATTAATTTCAATTTTTGCCTATGGATTCATTTGTTTAATTACGCTTATCTGTCTCGTGAACGTGTTTAACACAATTACAACTAGTATGCTTCTTCGTACGCGTGAATTTGCTATGATTCGCTCGGTTGGAATGGATTCAAAATCATTTAATAAAATGATTCGATTTGAAAGTCTATTTTATGGATTAAAAGCATTATTATATGGAATCCCACTCAGTATCGGGTTAATGTACATCGTTTATCAAATTTTAAAATCAAATTTTGAAATACCATTTACTCTACCCTGGTCTTCATTTATCATTGCTATCTTTGGAATCTTTATTTTTGTTGGATTATCGATGTGGTACTCACTCATTCAAATAAGAAAACTAAACATTATCGACGCTTTGAAACAAGAAAATATATAA
- a CDS encoding ABC transporter ATP-binding protein, producing MEILKVEHVSKVYGEGPTAVKALDDISFSVNKGEFVAIIGPSGSGKSTLLHILGGVDYPSSGNVYIDQTNIYDLNETQLAVFRRRQIGLIYQFYNLMPVLNVRENVALPLLLDHRKVDEAQLDELLKTLGLSERVNHLPNELSGGQQQRVSIGRALINYPALVLADEPTGNLDGKNSQEILELLKLSNKKYNQTLIVITHDEKIALQADRIISIEDGRIMKDEVIRR from the coding sequence ATGGAAATTTTAAAAGTTGAACATGTTAGTAAAGTATATGGCGAAGGACCAACAGCCGTTAAAGCTTTAGATGATATTAGTTTTTCCGTTAATAAAGGAGAGTTCGTTGCGATTATTGGACCTTCAGGTTCTGGAAAATCAACATTACTTCATATTTTAGGGGGAGTCGATTATCCAAGTAGTGGGAATGTTTATATTGATCAAACAAATATTTATGACTTAAATGAGACACAGTTAGCTGTATTTCGTCGCCGACAAATCGGATTAATTTATCAATTTTATAACTTAATGCCTGTATTAAATGTACGTGAAAATGTTGCACTTCCTCTACTTCTTGATCACCGTAAGGTTGATGAAGCTCAATTAGATGAATTATTAAAAACACTCGGCCTAAGTGAACGTGTCAATCACCTTCCTAATGAATTATCAGGTGGTCAACAACAACGTGTTTCAATTGGACGTGCACTGATTAACTACCCTGCACTTGTGTTAGCCGATGAACCTACTGGAAATTTAGATGGGAAGAACAGCCAGGAGATCTTAGAATTATTAAAGTTATCGAATAAAAAATATAATCAAACATTAATTGTTATTACACATGATGAGAAAATTGCTTTACAAGCTGATCGTATCATTTCAATTGAAGATGGTCGCATCATGAAAGATGAGGTGATTCGTCGATGA
- a CDS encoding sensor histidine kinase gives MSRNKEFFIFMSIQFILMCLVTIVCLIVNVRLGLFVLGMQVLMWIAFFMYHRWRYIQIAKLSETLRRVSLGHYELEIRDNQEGELSILKSELYKVTLRLKEANELLEQETQYLADAMSDISHQLKTPLTSMRMMNELLADPNLDEQTRLMFISQNKTQLDRLQWLVSSLLKFAKLDTKTADFKQEILSVKTLIQHAIEPLMIPLEIKEQQFIVQGDECKIVGDFHWTVEALTNIFKNAIEHTPVCGTIQVNIQKNPIYTEITIKDNGEGIDKEDLPYLFKRFYRGKNANRDSVGIGLAMAKSIINEQNGDILVESILGVGTTFKLKFYKLIV, from the coding sequence ATGAGCCGAAATAAAGAATTTTTCATCTTCATGAGTATCCAATTTATTTTAATGTGTTTAGTAACTATCGTTTGTCTGATCGTGAATGTACGCTTAGGGCTTTTTGTATTAGGGATGCAGGTGTTAATGTGGATTGCTTTTTTTATGTATCATCGCTGGCGATACATTCAAATAGCGAAGCTTTCTGAAACATTACGGCGCGTCAGTCTTGGACATTATGAATTAGAAATTCGAGATAATCAAGAAGGTGAACTTAGTATTTTAAAAAGTGAACTGTATAAAGTGACGTTACGGCTCAAAGAAGCAAATGAGTTACTTGAACAAGAAACACAGTATTTAGCAGATGCCATGTCTGATATTTCTCATCAATTAAAAACACCATTAACCTCGATGCGTATGATGAATGAATTATTAGCTGATCCCAATTTAGATGAACAAACACGACTGATGTTTATAAGTCAAAATAAAACTCAACTCGATCGTTTACAGTGGTTAGTCAGTTCATTATTAAAATTTGCGAAGCTCGATACAAAAACTGCTGATTTTAAACAAGAGATACTCTCAGTTAAAACTTTAATTCAACATGCGATTGAACCTTTAATGATTCCACTAGAAATTAAAGAGCAACAGTTTATCGTTCAAGGAGACGAGTGCAAAATTGTCGGTGATTTTCACTGGACTGTTGAGGCATTAACTAATATTTTTAAAAATGCGATTGAACATACGCCCGTTTGTGGAACGATTCAAGTAAATATACAAAAAAATCCGATTTATACAGAGATTACAATTAAAGATAATGGGGAAGGAATTGATAAAGAGGATCTTCCGTACTTATTTAAACGATTTTATCGTGGGAAAAATGCAAATCGTGATAGCGTCGGGATTGGACTGGCCATGGCCAAAAGTATTATTAATGAACAAAATGGTGATATATTAGTCGAAAGTATACTAGGTGTTGGAACAACCTTTAAATTAAAATTTTATAAACTCATTGTTTAA
- a CDS encoding response regulator transcription factor — protein sequence MEILLIEDDSSIIMGLSFALKQEGFQVQSVGTVKEAKALLNQKTFDLLLLDVGLPDGDGYEVCQFLKSSNATQTPVIFLTACDAEVNIVMGLELGADDYITKPFGIRELIARIKSVLRRSGKTQAQPSSLTFGNVSLDLAKAKVYKHSKEVLLTALEYRLFLILVHHKNQVLSRVQLLDSIWDVAGDFVNDNTLTVYIKRLREKLEDNPQKPTLIQTVRGLGYKLEVKE from the coding sequence ATGGAAATTTTATTAATTGAGGATGACTCATCAATTATTATGGGATTAAGTTTTGCCTTGAAACAAGAAGGATTTCAGGTTCAATCAGTTGGTACGGTTAAAGAGGCTAAAGCATTATTAAACCAAAAGACGTTCGATTTGTTGCTTTTAGATGTTGGATTACCTGACGGTGATGGCTATGAAGTGTGTCAGTTTTTAAAAAGTTCAAATGCCACTCAAACACCTGTTATTTTCCTAACTGCTTGTGACGCTGAAGTTAATATTGTGATGGGATTAGAACTAGGAGCTGATGATTATATTACAAAACCTTTTGGTATTCGGGAGTTAATTGCACGTATCAAATCTGTGCTTCGCCGTAGCGGCAAGACACAAGCACAACCAAGTTCGTTAACATTTGGCAATGTCAGTTTAGATCTGGCTAAAGCTAAAGTATATAAACATTCCAAAGAAGTTTTGTTAACCGCACTTGAGTATCGTTTATTCTTGATACTTGTTCATCATAAAAATCAAGTGTTAAGTCGCGTTCAGCTACTTGATAGCATTTGGGATGTGGCTGGTGATTTTGTGAACGATAATACTCTAACAGTTTATATTAAGCGTCTTCGTGAAAAACTTGAAGACAATCCACAAAAACCAACTTTAATTCAAACCGTCCGAGGACTTGGCTATAAGTTAGAGGTGAAGGAATGA
- the splB gene encoding spore photoproduct lyase: MFKPKHVYIEKEALDYTLGKELKKQFEDMQIPVDILESNRVNFLRGKSVQEKYEIGKRVLVIGVRRTLEFQSCKPSAHYQLPLVTGCIGKCEYCYLNTNLKDKPFTRIYVNIDDILKKAKRYIQTGKFRPTIFEGSATSDPIPVEPYTHALAKSIEYFGKQPDARLRFVTKFTDVDDLLYLKHNEKTEIRFSINTDTVIESFEHGTPRVKQRIEAARKVIKAGYPVGFLIAPVFIYPNWKEDYLMLIKMLKNYLPNEELKHPITFEIISHRFTPTAKNHILQVFEESKLPMDESERTYKYGQFGYGKYVYSKEVIAEIKELFEFGLKHLPFPYEIKYII; encoded by the coding sequence ATGTTTAAACCGAAACACGTTTATATCGAAAAAGAAGCATTAGATTATACACTAGGGAAAGAGTTAAAAAAGCAGTTTGAAGATATGCAGATTCCTGTCGATATTCTGGAAAGTAATCGTGTGAACTTTTTACGTGGGAAAAGTGTGCAAGAAAAGTATGAAATAGGGAAGCGAGTTCTTGTCATTGGCGTACGCCGTACTCTTGAATTTCAATCATGTAAGCCATCTGCACATTATCAACTGCCACTCGTGACAGGTTGCATTGGAAAATGTGAGTACTGTTATTTGAATACGAATTTAAAAGATAAGCCATTCACACGTATCTATGTGAATATTGATGATATTTTAAAAAAAGCAAAACGATATATTCAAACTGGAAAGTTTAGACCAACTATCTTTGAAGGGTCCGCAACATCTGATCCCATTCCTGTTGAACCATATACACATGCTTTAGCTAAATCGATTGAGTACTTTGGGAAACAGCCCGATGCAAGACTCCGCTTCGTCACTAAATTTACTGATGTTGACGATTTACTTTATTTAAAACATAATGAGAAAACAGAAATTAGATTTTCCATTAATACAGATACGGTCATTGAAAGTTTTGAACATGGGACACCACGTGTAAAACAGCGTATTGAAGCAGCACGAAAAGTCATTAAAGCAGGATATCCTGTCGGTTTTTTAATTGCCCCTGTGTTCATCTATCCAAACTGGAAAGAAGACTATCTGATGCTAATTAAAATGCTAAAAAATTATTTACCAAATGAAGAACTGAAACATCCAATCACCTTTGAAATCATATCCCATCGCTTTACTCCAACCGCTAAAAATCATATTTTGCAAGTCTTTGAAGAAAGTAAACTTCCGATGGATGAATCGGAACGTACCTATAAATATGGTCAATTTGGTTATGGAAAATATGTCTATTCAAAAGAAGTTATCGCTGAAATCAAAGAACTCTTTGAATTCGGATTAAAACATCTTCCATTTCCTTATGAAATTAAGTATATTATCTAG
- the licT gene encoding BglG family transcription antiterminator LicT, giving the protein MYIEKVLNNNAFISLDENGDEIIVMGKGIAFGKKGNQKVDLTNLNYKIFSCKNKNINNKLISIVSDLSQEYILLTRKIILTFEKEYNKKLNEIIYVSLTEHIHGAIERYHQGIQVKNPLLMEIKRLFADEYEIGRRALEMIHQDFGVLFEEDEAGYIAYHIVNAELNNDMINIANITKVMQQVLSVIKYHFKVEFNEESSTYYRFITHLKFFAQRVFSNAVYEEEDTELFFILKEKYHESYECVLKIKELIEHEYNYDLSLEEQLYLMIHIERIRTKATI; this is encoded by the coding sequence ATGTATATTGAAAAAGTATTAAATAATAATGCATTTATATCTTTAGATGAAAATGGCGATGAAATAATTGTAATGGGAAAAGGAATTGCTTTTGGAAAGAAAGGAAATCAAAAAGTTGATTTAACCAACTTAAATTACAAAATATTTTCGTGTAAAAATAAGAATATTAATAATAAATTAATTAGTATTGTCTCTGACTTATCACAGGAATATATTTTGTTAACTCGGAAAATTATTTTAACATTTGAAAAAGAATATAATAAAAAGTTAAATGAAATTATTTACGTAAGTTTAACGGAACATATTCATGGTGCGATTGAACGTTATCACCAAGGAATTCAAGTTAAAAATCCATTATTAATGGAAATTAAACGATTATTTGCTGATGAATACGAAATTGGTCGAAGAGCATTAGAAATGATTCATCAGGATTTCGGAGTTTTATTTGAAGAAGATGAAGCAGGGTATATTGCTTATCATATTGTGAATGCTGAACTTAATAATGATATGATAAATATTGCAAATATTACTAAAGTAATGCAGCAAGTTTTAAGTGTTATTAAATATCACTTTAAAGTAGAGTTTAATGAAGAGTCTAGTACGTATTATCGTTTCATTACACATTTAAAATTTTTTGCACAACGTGTTTTTAGTAATGCTGTTTATGAAGAAGAAGATACGGAATTATTCTTCATTTTAAAAGAAAAGTATCATGAGAGTTATGAATGCGTTTTAAAAATAAAAGAATTAATCGAGCATGAATATAATTATGATTTATCATTAGAGGAGCAATTATATTTAATGATTCATATTGAACGAATTAGAACAAAAGCAACAATTTAA
- a CDS encoding beta-glucoside-specific PTS transporter subunit IIABC → MDYKKLAERILEKLGGKENVESVVHCMTRLRFVLKDESQVDDEQVKKIKGVIGVMKKSGQYQIIIGNEVASVYKEICALGNFKEKTSAKKIEKKNQNIISEMLDIISSVMSPVIPAIIGAAMIKVLLTVLPMIGILSNTSQTYELLSVIGDGAFFFMPVLIGMSAAKRFNANPYYAVSIALIILHPNFISLLKGANEAGQTVKFFNLIPVTYANYSYSVIPIILSVAVLPYIEQFVDKITPKITKNFLKPMLVMLFIAPIVMVVIGPLGAIFGDMLSTAVYFIQDKLGFIAVGLVAAVFPFVVMTGMHHAFTPIKLGVLATTGFEGFICIAEFCANMAQGAAALAVSIKSKNSDIKQSAGSSAFSALVAGITEPALYGTNLRFKKPMIGACLGGLMGGLVGGFFQMKCYGVATPAIVTIPQYLEEGNPQSFLYILITLGVTVVSTFIITYVIGFEDPVEEDDEEMLEEKVTIPLNTGLNIVSPLEGHMIELSQVNDVTFSSGVMGNGVAIIPTKGQVVAPFDGTIDVFFKTHHAIGLRSETGVELLIHVGLDTVNLEGKYFTPHRKQGDTIKTGDVILEFDIEKIKKAGYELVTPIIITNSQQFMDIIVKKKDVVTANDQVLAII, encoded by the coding sequence ATGGATTATAAGAAATTAGCTGAAAGAATTCTTGAAAAACTTGGAGGAAAGGAGAATGTAGAATCTGTTGTTCACTGTATGACAAGACTTCGCTTTGTATTAAAAGATGAAAGTCAAGTGGATGATGAGCAGGTGAAAAAGATTAAAGGTGTGATTGGGGTCATGAAAAAAAGTGGCCAATATCAAATTATTATTGGTAATGAAGTGGCGTCAGTTTATAAAGAAATTTGTGCGCTTGGTAATTTCAAAGAAAAAACATCGGCAAAAAAAATAGAGAAAAAAAATCAAAATATCATTTCTGAAATGTTAGATATCATTTCAAGTGTTATGTCGCCCGTTATCCCAGCCATTATTGGAGCGGCGATGATCAAAGTTTTATTAACTGTTTTACCGATGATAGGGATATTAAGTAACACAAGTCAAACTTATGAACTGTTATCAGTTATTGGAGATGGAGCTTTCTTCTTCATGCCAGTATTAATTGGAATGTCAGCTGCAAAACGATTTAATGCTAATCCATATTATGCCGTGAGTATTGCACTGATTATTTTACATCCAAACTTTATCTCTCTTTTAAAGGGAGCAAATGAAGCAGGACAAACAGTCAAGTTCTTTAACTTAATCCCAGTTACTTATGCTAATTATTCTTATTCAGTTATTCCGATTATTTTATCAGTAGCAGTCTTACCTTATATTGAACAATTTGTTGATAAAATTACGCCAAAAATTACAAAAAACTTCTTAAAACCAATGTTAGTGATGTTATTTATTGCACCAATCGTTATGGTTGTCATTGGTCCACTAGGAGCTATCTTTGGTGATATGTTATCAACTGCTGTTTATTTTATTCAAGATAAGTTAGGTTTTATTGCAGTTGGATTAGTAGCGGCTGTCTTCCCGTTTGTGGTTATGACAGGAATGCATCATGCCTTTACACCAATTAAATTAGGAGTTTTAGCCACAACAGGATTTGAAGGATTTATTTGTATTGCAGAATTCTGTGCAAATATGGCCCAAGGAGCGGCAGCATTAGCGGTATCAATCAAATCAAAAAATTCTGATATTAAACAGAGCGCAGGGTCATCAGCATTTTCGGCTTTAGTTGCAGGAATTACAGAACCTGCTTTATACGGAACGAACTTACGATTTAAAAAACCAATGATCGGAGCTTGTTTAGGAGGATTAATGGGGGGATTAGTCGGTGGTTTCTTCCAAATGAAATGTTATGGAGTAGCAACACCAGCAATTGTAACCATTCCACAATATCTTGAAGAAGGAAATCCGCAAAGCTTTTTATATATTTTAATCACGTTAGGGGTAACAGTTGTTTCAACCTTTATTATTACTTATGTGATTGGATTCGAAGATCCGGTTGAAGAAGATGATGAAGAAATGTTAGAAGAGAAAGTTACGATTCCTTTAAATACAGGATTAAATATTGTGAGCCCTTTAGAAGGACATATGATTGAGTTATCACAAGTAAATGATGTCACTTTCTCTAGTGGAGTAATGGGAAATGGTGTTGCCATTATCCCGACAAAAGGTCAAGTTGTTGCTCCATTTGATGGAACAATAGATGTCTTTTTCAAGACACACCATGCCATTGGATTAAGAAGTGAGACAGGGGTTGAGTTATTAATCCATGTTGGATTAGATACTGTTAACTTAGAAGGAAAATACTTCACACCTCATAGAAAGCAAGGAGATACTATTAAGACAGGTGATGTGATTTTAGAGTTTGATATTGAAAAAATTAAAAAAGCAGGATATGAATTAGTAACGCCAATTATCATCACAAATAGTCAACAGTTTATGGATATAATTGTTAAGAAAAAAGATGTTGTAACAGCCAATGATCAAGTATTAGCTATTATTTAA